Below is a genomic region from Streptantibioticus cattleyicolor NRRL 8057 = DSM 46488.
TCGCCCAGCGCCCGCTCCAGCGCCCCGGCGTCCAGCGCGCCGCGCACCCGCACCGCCGCCGCCACGTTGTAGGTGGGCGTGCCCGGCTCCAACTGGTCGAGGAACCACAGGCTCTGCTGCGCGAAGGAGGTCTCGACCAGCAACTCGCCCTCGGCGGCGGCCGGTTCCGGCTCGGGGGGCCGGATCAACGCGTCGGTCATGTACGTGTCCTCCGCCGGTAGCGGTCTCGGTCGATGCGCGGGATCGGGGCCCGCGCGGACGCGGGGGAGGGGCCCGCCGCCGTGGCGCCGTTCGCGCGTTCGGCGTCGATGTACCGGGCGACGGCGGCCACCGTCGGCGACTCGAAGAGCCGGGCCAGCGGGAGGTCGGCGTCGAGCACGTCCCGCAGCCGGTCGGCGATCTCGGCGGCGAGCAGCGAGTGGCCGCCGAGGGCGAAGAAGTCCTCGTCCACCCCGACCCGGTCGATGCCCAGCGCGTCCGCCCACACCCGGGCCACCGCCCGCTCGGTCTCGGTACGCGGCGCCACCGGGCCGTCGCCGGTGCGCCCGGCGTCCGTGCCGGGCAGCGGCAGCAGCTCCGGTGCCACGGTGCCGTCCGGGCCCAGCGGCCAGCGGCCCACCGCGATCAGCTCGACGCGGTCCGCCGCCTCCGGCAGCCGCTCCCGCAACCGGGCCCGCAGCCGTGGCAGCAGCGCCTCGGCCCGGGCCGGTGCCGCCGGGTCGTTGACCAGGGGCCCGGTGGGCGGCGCGTCGACGGTGAGCCGCAGCGCCTCGGGCGGGCCGCCACGCCGGCGGTCCTCGCCGGTGCGGCGGCGCAACGCGTAGTCCAGCACCCCGGGCCGCGCGGTGGCCACCGCGTCGGTGTCGTAACCCGCCTCGGCGGCGAGGACGGCCAGCGCCTCGGGGTCGGCCCCGGGCACCCCGGGCGGCGCGTCGGCGGTCAGCTCGGCGACGGTGCCCGGGGCGTCCGGCGGCCATCCGGACAGCCGCCGCCACAGTGCGGCATCGGCGGCCACCCTGGCGTCCGGCACGTCACGCAGCACCAGCCGCTCCGGGCGCGCGGCGAGCCGCCGCCCCACCGCCGCCAGGTCCAGCCCCTCGGCGCCCCAGTCCGCCTCCGGCCACGGTTGACCGTCCGGCGGCCCGTCGCCCACCCGCAGCAGCACGTCGTACCGGTACGCCGTCAACTCCCGGGCCGCCCCCGCGGTACGCGCCCACGCCGTCACCGCGGCCACCCCGGGCAGCCGGCCGGCCAACGCGGCGAACAGCCGTGGATCGGCGGCCAGTTCACGCCGTTCGTCCACCCGGGCCGCGACCCCCGCGGCCAGCGCCGCCACCGTCGTCCCCGGCGGCGCCTGCGCGAGCGCGCCCGCCGTCTCCCGTACCGGCAGCAGCGCCAGGTGGGCGACGTCGGTCAGCAGCACGTGGCCGCCGGGCCGCACCGCCCGCACGGCTGCCGCGAGGACGCGTTCGAGGTAGCCGGGGCCGGGGAAGTACCCGGCGAGCACGGGCAGGACGACGACGTCGAAGGCGCCCTGCGGCAGCCCGGAGAAGTCATGGGGCGCGCGCTGGAGCAGCCGCACCCGGTCGGCGTGGCCGGCCAGCCGGTCGCGGTCCTCGCGGATGTGGCCGAGGCTGCGCGCGGACGGGTCGGTGGCCCAGTACTCGGCGCAGCGCGGCGCCACCCGGAACAGCAGCGCGCCGGTACGGCAGCCGACCTCCAGCACCCGCCGCGGGGCGAACCCCAGCACCCGCGCCGCCGTCGCCTCCAGCCAGGCCCGCATCTCGCCCGCCGCCACCGGCTCCGCGCCCCGGCCGGGGGACCACCCGGCCAGCCCCAGCATCGGGTCCTCCTCCGGGGCCCGCCCGGCGAACGCGGCGGCGAACGCCGCCTCCTGCTCCTCGGCGCCGCCTGGCGGCACGGCACGCGGTGCCACGTACGCCCGGCAGCCGCCGTCGCCGTCGGCGGTCACCTCCGCCCGCGCCACCTCCGCCCGCTCCAGCAACACCGCCCGCACCCGCCCCGCCGTCGCGTCGGAGTCGGCGGGACCGAGCAGCCGCAACTCCCCGCCAGGCGTCAGCACCGCCCGCTCCCCGGTACGCCACAGCCGCCGCCCGGGCCGGAACGGATCGGCCACGCCGGTCCCGTCCCCGGCCAGGTGGAGCAGCCCGGGCACGCCGAAGGGCACCGGCATCCCGTGGTCGTCCAGGAGTTGCCAGCGGGTCCGCGAACGGACGCGGTGGGCGGGGGTCGGCGAGGTCGGCTCGGCCGGGGAGGGGACGCGTTCCACCAGGAGTTCCCCGGCGGCGCCGGCCGGTCGGCGTACCACGTACAACTCGGCGGCGGGCAGCGTGCGGTGGCAGCGTTCGATCAGCCGCGGCCACAACTCCTCGCCGGAGCAGACCACATGGCGGACCCGGTCGGCCCACCGGTCGTCGTCGGGGGCGTCGGTCAGCGTGGCCAGCAGTGACGGCGTGGTGTGGAGCACGCCGGCGCCGGAGGCGGCCACCAGTTCCCGGGTCCGCCGCGCCCATTCCGGCGAGCCGGGGGGCGCCGTCCGCTCCGGCAGCACCACCGTGCGTCCGGCGGCCACCGGCCACAGCAGGAAGGGCCGGGCCGACTCCAGCAGCGCCGGGCCGACGACCGCGACGGCGCCGCCGGACGGATCGTCCAGCGTCCGCGCCAGCCAGCGCGCCACCGCGTCCCGCACCTTCGGCGGTCGCGCGCCGGGCACACCGTCGTCCGGCCGCACCAGGCGGGTGTCCGGCGGCAGCAGGACCCCCGGGTCGCCCGGCCGGTCGCCGACCGCGATCCGGGCGCCGCACCGCCGTGCGACGGACCGGATCTCCTCGTCGGGGCGGCCCGGGTCCACCGCGACGGCCACCGCCCCGCAGTCGTCCACCGCGAGCAGCGTGGCCACCGCCGACGGCGACGTCCGCTGGAGCACCAGCACCGGGTCGCCGGGTGCCACCCCGAGCGCGCGCAGCCGCGCGGCGAGCGCGCCCGCGCGCTCCCGCAACCCCCGGTGGCTCCACCGGACGCCGTCCGCCAGCACCGCGGGGGCGTCGTCGGCCGGCTCCGGGGCGGCGGGCTCCCGTGCCCCGGGGCGGTCGGCGGTGCCCCGGGAGAGCGCGTCGAGCGCGGCCCGTTCCCTCGGCCCGACCGCGGGCAGCCGGCGCACCGGGGTGTCGGGGGCGGCCACCGCCGCGTCGAGCACGGCCCCGAGGGCGTCGGTGATCCGGTCCACGTCGGCCTTGTCGAACAGGTCCACCGCGTACCACACCAGGCCGTCGATCCCGCCGTCCGGCGCCGGGGAGAGCTCCAGCTCCAGGTCGAACCGGGCCTTGCCGGTGCCGACGCCGACCAGTTCGATGCCGACGCCGGGCAGGTCGAGCGAGGGCCGGGGCATGTTGTGCAGCCCCAGCATGTGGCGGATCAGCGGGGTCCGGCCGCTGGCGTCGCGCTCCGGGTTGACCTCCTCGACGATCTTCTCGAACGGCACCTCCTGGTGGGCGTACCCGCCCAGGCAGACCTCGCGGGCCTGCCGCAGCACCTCGCGGAAGGCCGGATCACCCGAGACGTCCATGCGCAGCGGCAGGGTGTTGACGAAGCAGCCGACGATGCCCTCGGTCTCCGAACGCCCCCGGTTGGCCACCGGCGCCCCGATCACCAGGTCGTCCTGGCCGCTGCGCCGGGCGAGCACCAGCGCGTACGCGGCCAGCAGCACCATGTACGGGGTGGCGCGCTCGGCGTCGGCCAGCGCCGAGATCCGGCGCATCGTCTCCGGTGGGATCCGGAACGAGGAGGAGCCGCCGTCCCAACCGCGCGCGGCGGTCGGCGGACGCGCCGACGGCAGCTGCAACAGCCGTGCCCCGGTGAGCCGTTCACGCCAGTAGGCGAGCTGCCGCTCCAGCGTCTCCCCGGTGAGCCATTCGCGCTGCCAGTCCGCGTAGTCGGCGTACTGCACGGGGAGTTCGGGCAGGCGTGGCTCCCGGCCGCGCACGGCGGCCTCGTAGAGCGTGCCGACCTCGCGCAGCAGGATGTTGAGCGACCAGCCGTCGGTGGCGATGTGGTGCTGGACGAGGAGGAGCAGGTGCTCGTGGTCGGCCAGGCGCAGCAGTACCGGGCGCAGCATGGGCCCGTTCTCCAGGTCGAACGGGCGGGCCACCTCCTCCTCGCACCGCCGCGTGACGGCGGCGTCCCGCTCGGCGGGCGGCAGGCCCCGCAGGTCGTGCACCGGGACGGCGAGCGGACGCGGCGGCTCCACCCGCTGCACCGGGCGCCCCTGATGGAGGTGGAAGGTGGTGCGCAGCGCCTCGTGGCGGCGGACCACCTCGTCCAGGCAGTGCCGCAGCACGCCCTCGTCCAGCGGCCCGCGCATCCGGGCGGCCCCGGCCACGTTGTAGACCGCCGAGGTCGGCGCCAGCCGGTGGAAGAACCAGATCCGCTGCTGCGCGAAGGACAACGGCAGGGCGGAACGGTCGCGTGGCGAGCGGGGGATGCCCGGCACCCGGGGGGCGACCCCGCGTTGGTCGAGCAGGCGGGCGAGCAACCGCTGCCGCTCCGCGGTCGGTGTGGCGTTCGGCATGCTCTGGCAGCACCTCCGCGACGTCGGGCGGGCTCGGCCCACGGCCCCTCGCGGCCCCGGTGCCCGACCGCGCGGCATGGCCTCGTCCCGCACGACCAGTCTGCCGATGGCGTCCGGCGCCGGTAGTCGGGAGACTCCCGGACTGGTCCGGGGACCGGCGGTTCCGCATCGCGCCGCCAACTCGCCCTCGCGCACGGCCCCGTGTTCACAAGTCAAAGGAATCACAGCATGGGGGGCGTGTTGACGCGTAAGGTCTTGACGTTGTCATGCTCGCGGCGCATTGTTCCTGCGGTCCCACTCCACCAGTGACCGGAGGAACCCCCATGCCTCCCGCAACCACGCCTTTCCCGCCACCCCGGACCGTCCGGCGCCGGGTGCGGCGGGGTGCCGTGCTCGGCGCCCTGGCCGCCGCCGCGGCACTCGTCGGTTCGTGTTTCGCCGCTCCCGGCGCCGCCCGCGCCTCCGTCCCGCCGCCGCCCTCCGGGTGGACGCAGGTGTGGTCGGACGACTTCGACGGCCCGGCCGGCACCCCGCCCTCGGGCGCCAACTGGAAGTACGACCTCGGCACCGGCTTCGGCACCGGCGAGATCGAGACGATGACCAACAGCACCGCCAACGTCGCCCTCGACGGCAACGGCGACCTGCGGATCACCGCGCTGCGCGACGCAGGCGGCAACTGGACCTCGGGCCGCATCGAATCGCTGCGGGACGACTTCCAGCCCCCGGCCGGCGGCAAACTGCGCATCGAGAGCCGCATCCAGATGCCCGGCCTCACCGGCGCCGCGGCGGCCGGCTACTGGCCCGCGTTCTGGACACTCGGCCAGCCGCTGCGCACCGGCGGCACCTGGCCGAGCGTCGGCGAGTTCGACATCCTGGAGGACGTCAACGGGCAGAACCTGGCGTACGGCACCCTGCACTGCGGGGTCGACCCCGGCGGCCCCTGCAACGAGAGCTCCGGCCTCGGCGGCCGTACCGCCTGCCCCGGCAGCCCCTGCCCCGGCAACTGGCACACCTACGCGCTGGAATGGGACCGCAGCGTCTCACCCGAGCAACTGCGCTGGTACGTCGACGGCCAGCAGTACTGGTCGGTCAACTCCTCCCAGGTCGACGCCACCACCTGGGCCAACGCCACCAACCACGGGGTCTTCGTCATCTACGACCTGGCGATGGGCGGCGGCTTCCCCAACGGCGTGGCCGGCACCACCACCCCGACCGGCGCCACCCAGTCCGGCGGCTCCATGCTGATCGACTACGTCTCCGTGCTCAGCAGCGGCGGCGGCTTCACCCCGCCGCCGAGCGGCCAGAGCGCCTACGGCACCATCCAGGCCGAGTCCTACTCCGCCCAGTCCGGCACGCAGACCGAGAACTGCTCGGACTCCGGCGGCGGCCAGGACGTCGGCTGGATCGCCAACGGAGACTGGCTGGAGTACAACGGCCTGGACTTCGGCTCCAGCGGCGCCACCCAGTTCAGAGCGCGGGTGGCCTCCGGGGCCGCGGCCGGGGTCAGCGGACTGGTGCAGGTGCGCCTGGACAGCCCGACGGCCACCCCGGTCGGTGACTTCGCGGTCGCCAACACCGGCGGCTGGCAGAGCTGGACGACGGTCCCGGCCAACATCTCCCGGGTCACCGGGGTCCACGACGTCTATCTGACGTTCGCCAGCGGCCAGCCCGCCGACTTCGTCAACGTCAACTGGTTCACCTTCGGTTCCTGAACCCGGCCGGCGGCGTCGGTGACGACACCGGCGTCCGCCGTCCGGCAGGCCGTGTCCCGCGCCCGGCGCGGGGCACGGCCGTCCTCACGCGGCGAGGGCGGCCAGCGGCGAGCGGCGGTCGCGCTCGACGGAACGCAGCGCCGTCCAGTCGATCTCCGGATGGGTGGCCGGCAGCGCGTCGATGTCGGCGGTGCGGAACAACGGCAGGTCGGCCACCCCGCGTCCGGCGCCGAACCGCACGG
It encodes:
- a CDS encoding condensation domain-containing protein, producing the protein MPNATPTAERQRLLARLLDQRGVAPRVPGIPRSPRDRSALPLSFAQQRIWFFHRLAPTSAVYNVAGAARMRGPLDEGVLRHCLDEVVRRHEALRTTFHLHQGRPVQRVEPPRPLAVPVHDLRGLPPAERDAAVTRRCEEEVARPFDLENGPMLRPVLLRLADHEHLLLLVQHHIATDGWSLNILLREVGTLYEAAVRGREPRLPELPVQYADYADWQREWLTGETLERQLAYWRERLTGARLLQLPSARPPTAARGWDGGSSSFRIPPETMRRISALADAERATPYMVLLAAYALVLARRSGQDDLVIGAPVANRGRSETEGIVGCFVNTLPLRMDVSGDPAFREVLRQAREVCLGGYAHQEVPFEKIVEEVNPERDASGRTPLIRHMLGLHNMPRPSLDLPGVGIELVGVGTGKARFDLELELSPAPDGGIDGLVWYAVDLFDKADVDRITDALGAVLDAAVAAPDTPVRRLPAVGPRERAALDALSRGTADRPGAREPAAPEPADDAPAVLADGVRWSHRGLRERAGALAARLRALGVAPGDPVLVLQRTSPSAVATLLAVDDCGAVAVAVDPGRPDEEIRSVARRCGARIAVGDRPGDPGVLLPPDTRLVRPDDGVPGARPPKVRDAVARWLARTLDDPSGGAVAVVGPALLESARPFLLWPVAAGRTVVLPERTAPPGSPEWARRTRELVAASGAGVLHTTPSLLATLTDAPDDDRWADRVRHVVCSGEELWPRLIERCHRTLPAAELYVVRRPAGAAGELLVERVPSPAEPTSPTPAHRVRSRTRWQLLDDHGMPVPFGVPGLLHLAGDGTGVADPFRPGRRLWRTGERAVLTPGGELRLLGPADSDATAGRVRAVLLERAEVARAEVTADGDGGCRAYVAPRAVPPGGAEEQEAAFAAAFAGRAPEEDPMLGLAGWSPGRGAEPVAAGEMRAWLEATAARVLGFAPRRVLEVGCRTGALLFRVAPRCAEYWATDPSARSLGHIREDRDRLAGHADRVRLLQRAPHDFSGLPQGAFDVVVLPVLAGYFPGPGYLERVLAAAVRAVRPGGHVLLTDVAHLALLPVRETAGALAQAPPGTTVAALAAGVAARVDERRELAADPRLFAALAGRLPGVAAVTAWARTAGAARELTAYRYDVLLRVGDGPPDGQPWPEADWGAEGLDLAAVGRRLAARPERLVLRDVPDARVAADAALWRRLSGWPPDAPGTVAELTADAPPGVPGADPEALAVLAAEAGYDTDAVATARPGVLDYALRRRTGEDRRRGGPPEALRLTVDAPPTGPLVNDPAAPARAEALLPRLRARLRERLPEAADRVELIAVGRWPLGPDGTVAPELLPLPGTDAGRTGDGPVAPRTETERAVARVWADALGIDRVGVDEDFFALGGHSLLAAEIADRLRDVLDADLPLARLFESPTVAAVARYIDAERANGATAAGPSPASARAPIPRIDRDRYRRRTRT
- a CDS encoding glycoside hydrolase family 16 protein, yielding MPPATTPFPPPRTVRRRVRRGAVLGALAAAAALVGSCFAAPGAARASVPPPPSGWTQVWSDDFDGPAGTPPSGANWKYDLGTGFGTGEIETMTNSTANVALDGNGDLRITALRDAGGNWTSGRIESLRDDFQPPAGGKLRIESRIQMPGLTGAAAAGYWPAFWTLGQPLRTGGTWPSVGEFDILEDVNGQNLAYGTLHCGVDPGGPCNESSGLGGRTACPGSPCPGNWHTYALEWDRSVSPEQLRWYVDGQQYWSVNSSQVDATTWANATNHGVFVIYDLAMGGGFPNGVAGTTTPTGATQSGGSMLIDYVSVLSSGGGFTPPPSGQSAYGTIQAESYSAQSGTQTENCSDSGGGQDVGWIANGDWLEYNGLDFGSSGATQFRARVASGAAAGVSGLVQVRLDSPTATPVGDFAVANTGGWQSWTTVPANISRVTGVHDVYLTFASGQPADFVNVNWFTFGS